A region from the Triticum aestivum cultivar Chinese Spring chromosome 3D, IWGSC CS RefSeq v2.1, whole genome shotgun sequence genome encodes:
- the LOC123079767 gene encoding laccase-8 translates to MAMLVALVLALCATMARAAVVEHNFTVGGMNISQLCMDSVIYTANEQMPGPTIEATEGDTVVVHVVNDSPYPLSLHWHGIFQLLSGWADGAHMITECPIQPSGNFTYRFNITGQEGTLWWHAHSSLLRATVYGALIIKPRNGTDGYPYKAPYGEIPITLGEWWNKNVDDVEKDAHLTGLGPEVSDALTINGKPGDQTSCRGAGIFEVEVEYNQTYLLRIINAAVNVELFFKVSGHNFTVVAVDASYTEPYATDVIVIAPGQTVDALMTTSATPEGRYYMAANVFESKTVQIRFNNGTVTGIVTYKGAANGTAPSMPAMPAPTDVVAAGRFYWSLRGLVRPVDPPLPTTVDHSMLVEFGVDQEPCAPDQTRCGGFALVAFMNRNSFQFPKNASLLQASFDGVPGVYTEDFPSSPPPLPGIRKATAVKRVNHSDVVEVVLQSRAYSSALGTENHPIHLHGFNFFVLAQGLGAFDPNATYNLVNPRVRNTVIVPGGGWTVIRFVANNPGMWFMHCHLDAHLPLGLAMVFEVLNGPAPNILPPPPEDFPKCY, encoded by the exons ATGGCCATGCTCGTGGCGCTCGTGCTCGCTCTCTGCGCGACGATGGCAAGAGCGGCAGTCGTGGAGCACAACTTCACT GTGGGCGGCATGAACATCTCTCAGCTCTGCATGGACAGCGTGATCTACACGGCCAACGAGCAGATGCCCGGGCCGACCATCGAGGCCACCGAAGGCGACACGGTGGTCGTCCACGTCGTGAACGATTCACCGTACCCACTATCACTCCACTG GCACGGCATATTTCAGCTGCTGAGCGGGTGGGCTGACGGGGCTCACATGATCACGGAGTGCCCCATCCAGCCCTCCGGCAACTTCACGTACCGCTTCAACATCACCGGGCAGGAGGGCACCCTGTGGTGGCACGCCCACTCCTCGCTCCTCCGCGCCACCGTCTACGGCGCGCTCATCATAAAGCCCAGGAATGGCACGGACGGTTATCCGTACAAAGCACCATACGGCGAGATTCCAATCACACTAG GCGAGTGGTGGAACAAGAACGTGGACGATGTGGAGAAAGACGCGCACCTGACCGGCCTAGGGCCGGAGGTGTCGGACGCGCTCACCATCAACGGCAAGCCGGGAGACCAGACCTCCTGCAGAG GTGCTGGTATCTTCGAAGTGGAGGTGGAGTACAACCAGACGTACCTCCTCCGCATCATCAACGCCGCCGTCAATGTCGAGCTCTTCTTCAAGGTGTCCGGCCACAACTTCACCGTGGTCGCCGTCGACGCGAGCTACACCGAGCCATACGCCACAGACGTCATCGTCATCGCGCCGGGCCAGACGGTGGACGCGCTCATGACCACCTCGGCGACGCCGGAAGGCCGGTACTACATGGCGGCCAACGTGTTCGAGAGCAAGACCGTCCAGATCCGGTTCAACAACGGCACCGTCACCGGCATCGTCACGTACAAGGGAGCGGCGAACGGCACCGCCCCCTCCATGCCGGCCATGCCAGCCCCCACCGACGTGGTCGCCGCCGGCAGGTTCTACTGGTCTCTGAGGGGCCTCGTCCGGCCGGTCGACCCGCCGTTACCAACGACGGTGGACCACAGCATGCTGGTGGAGTTCGGGGTGGACCAGGAGCCATGCGCGCCGGACCAGACGAGGTGCGGGGGGTTCGCGCTGGTGGCGTTCATGAACAGGAACTCGTTCCAGTTCCCCAAGAACGCGTCGCTCCTGCAGGCGTCCTTCGACGGCGTCCCGGGCGTGTACACGGAGGACTTCCCGagctccccgccgccgctgccggggATCCGGAAGGCGACGGCGGTGAAGAGGGTGAACCACAGCGACGTGGTGGAGGTGGTGCTGCAGAGCCGGGCGTACAGCAGCGCCCTCGGCACGGAGAACCACCCGATCCACCTGCACGGCTTCAACTTCTTCGTGCTGGCGCAGGGGCTCGGCGCCTTCGACCCCAACGCCACGTACAACCTCGTGAACCCGCGCGTGCGCAACACCGTCATCGTGCCCGGCGGAGGGTGGACCGTCATACGGTTCGTGGCGAACAATCCAG GTATGTGGTTCATGCACTGTCATTTGGACGCGCACCTGCCGTTGGGGCTGGCAATGGTGTTCGAGGTGCTCAATGGTCCGGCGCCGAATATCCTTCCTCCGCCTCCC